Proteins encoded within one genomic window of Oncorhynchus nerka isolate Pitt River linkage group LG17, Oner_Uvic_2.0, whole genome shotgun sequence:
- the LOC115145194 gene encoding mediator of RNA polymerase II transcription subunit 8-like, with protein sequence MQQREEKLLEASVESLISRVAHLKNALHSFIYKLENEYERLTWPSVLDNFALLSGQLNTINKLLRNEKTPSFRQQVIIPLLLSPDRDEELAKLTEQRVPVFSHEIVPDHLRTKPDPEVEEQEKQLSAEAARIGPEVAQKQIQTLNKLCSNLLEKLNNPRDDRDAESAAIRQNKPSFNTADTNALVAAVGFGKGLSKCRPPGPVAPGHPGQGSMMSGGPTLQQVTIGGGSGPQQGMGPGAPQQQGQAGKMPSNIKTNIKAASSMHPYNR encoded by the exons ATGCAG CAACGGGAAGAAAAATTACTGGAAGCATCCGTGGAATCCCTTATTTCCCGCGTGGCTCATCTCAAAAACGCTCTTCACAGTTTCATCTACAAGTTGGAAAACGAGTATGAACGACTGACATG gccctcagtGTTGGACAACTTTGCCCTCCTGTCCGGTCAGTTGAATACCATCAATAAACTGTTGAGGAATGAGAAGACACCATCTTTCCGTCAGCAGGTCATCATCCCCCTTCTGTTGTCTCCAGACAGGGATGAGGAACTAGCT AAACTGACAGAGCAGCGTGTGCCCGTGTTCAGCCATGAGATTGTGCCAGATCACCTGCGCACCAAGCCTGATCCCGAGGTGGAGGAGCAGGAGAAACAGCTGAGTGCAGAAGCTGCCCGGATAGGACCTGAGGTGGCACAG AAACAAATCCAGACACTGAATAAGCTATGCTCAAATCTACTGGAGAAACTGAACAATCCTCGCGATGACAGGGATGCAGAAAGTGCAG CTATACGGCAAAACAAACCATCATTCAACACCGCTGACACCAATGCACTGGTGGCAGCGGTGGGCTTTGGCAAGGGGCTTTCGAAGTGCAGGCCCCCTGGGCCCGTTGCCCCTGGTCACCCAGGACAAGGATCCATGATGAGTGGAGGTCCCACCTTACAGCAAGTTACCATTGGTGGGGGTTCAGGACCGCAGCAAGGCATGGGGCCTGGTGCTCCTCAGCAACAGGGACAAGCAG GGAAAATGCCAAGCAACATCAAGACAAACATCAAGGCTGCCTCCTCAATGCATCCTTACAACCGATAa